The DNA sequence TATGTTCAGAAGATAACTAGTACGCTGTTCTGTTTATGCATGATTATAACATATCTGGATAAGAATAATGGTATGTATATGCATGATAGTAACATATCTGTCATAAGAGTGGCAGTATGTAGCTTTTGAAATCCACAATGGAGGAGGATTTTGATCTAGGCCAAGGGACCAGAACATTAGTAAATGAGACTCATTTGGTCATTGGTTACTCATTGGTCACAGGTCATTTTTGGTCACCATTTACAGAGTTGTATCAGCTGCccttttactaacttttaatTGCAATCATTAGGCAATATTGCTAGTTTTCATTCTCTCTCCTTTCGGTTATTGATTTCAGAGAATATTACTTTATTGTTAGTGTTTTCTCTCTCCATTTTGGTGAGCTATCCTTGTTCTAGTACTTTTCATATTCAAGCCTTTTGGCTATAAAGTTGGAATGAATTGTTGAGGCTCATTGAGCTGCTTTTATCAAAAcctattttctattattttcaCTCAGAAAACCAATTAGAAGCTACAATTTTGATGATCTTATAACttaagatttttacttgttCAGATCATGTGTTTTCATTGATGGCAATGGAAGCACCCATGAAGTAGACTTTGAGGATATGAACTCTTCTAAAGTTGATCGGTTAGGTGATAACCTTATTCCTTGTGCTTTTTTAAGGGTTGTTTCTCTCTCATACAAACCTTAGAGGAAGAGTGTTTGCTCTAATCTACGCTGTCTCTCTTTTGCAGCTCCTTTGTCTGCTAAGATAATTGATGGGATTAATCAAAGTGAAGCAAGGCGCCGAGCCCTGATGCTGTTTTGCCTCACCTACTTGAATGCAAATGCAAAGGTATAAGATAAAGTGAGATATAGTAAAACAATGTTACTATGTATGAATTGCAGCAACTGAGAGCATAGCTGATTATGATCTTGTCAATATAATTTATGAGAGAGTTAATAATTAAGTCAAAACACAATTGAACAAGTCAATTTTATTTTGGACATCTGATACAATAATCCAGAAATTATTTTTGTGAAGTAATCCTATAATAAGCATAGTGTGACATGTTAGTGGCAGTTGCTTCTGAGGACATCTTCATTAATTCAAggcatataattttattttatgagtTTTTTCTGGTTAATCATTGGTGAGAACTCTATCATTAACTGACGTACGTGGTGTTACTCTAAAGGATGCATACATGCTATCTATTGATCGAAAGGGGTTCAACGTGTTGGGAAAAGTTTCCACTCCAATATCAAAGGAAGGCCCCGGTTACCAGTGGAAGGAATATCGTTTCGCGTTGAAAGAAGAGGCTCGGGATGTTGAAACCTTCTGCCGCCAACTTGTGGAAATGGAAGAAGAGGCCATTAAGCACGTTTCAAGCTGTAGTGGTCTTGGATGAATGAGAGAAAAGCAAAAAATCTACCCAACGTGTTTTGGTTTCATACATACGAACCAATATTTTCTGTTCTGCTTCTTTTCTTTTACACTCTTTAAGAGTTTATTAATATCATTGTTgagtttcttttgttttttaaatttatttttctatatacataataattatttttttagctaAGTGAACATTAATGAAATAGGTCTTCCATTAGAGAGAAGTGGAGATTCTTTGctccaaattgtttttagagGGGCATAAGAAATTGGCAATCGTTAGTGATTATCTTCTCTTCCTTCTCACTAGACAAAACTCGTCATTGTTTCTCTTTTCTTATATTCTTTccaataacagcataaatatctaaagttttaaatttgtaaacagtataaattcaatatttattttagcggtataagtatcaaatatttgtatatttgtaatgttttttcaaattttgttagtaaaaactctattttaaatttattacacATCATACCTTGTTTGAGATTACTGTTACATAGCCTATTGGCCTCCATGAATTGAGCAACATCACTAATGATATTCTCTTGTTGTAGTCCCATCAAACCAGGTCTCATTTTAGCTGAATGAGATTTCATCCCCGGTCTGGAGTTACTATTGCATTGCTTATTCGATCCTAGAATATATGCGAAGTCTTTACAAATATTCGGTTGCTGTTTAATAGCTCTAAGAGATGAGTTAGAAGATAATGGCTGTCTTAAATCACACTGTGAATCAACACCTTCATCTTTCCTCCTCATATCCCCATCTCCTCATTCTCTTCATCATTGAAATCCATTGGTTCAATACCAAGTACAGAATCTATGGATTTAGTTTTTTTAACATCAGTAGTAGATGTTGGTCCTCTCTTCTTCAATTTCCTTGTCGCCAATCTCTGTTTTCCTAGCATTTTTTACCTCGTTTTCGCTATGGCACCAGCTAGGAGCTGCAAGAGCTTAAACGAAAGAGAAACTTaaggtattatttttttatacactATACTCTAGTGTGTGTGATTTTGATTTGGATCACATATGTAGATATACATGTAGTGTAGATGTTGTGTATAATTTGATTATGCATGAATGGACCGATATGAAATAACATCTTTTATTACACATGTCGTTTACCATGAAAGAATTATTCATAACACCATGATGATCATTAGTAAATAAGTCTAAATCCTAAGTATACATGAACTCTTATTTGTGTTCATTGAGTTCTGTTGACTGAcatttcggcaactaataaaatattataaaattaccgagctgtaagaaagtgagagaaggatttttacgtggttggggcgttaatgagccttagtccacgagtctttgttatttatggatgtatttaatacagagaatatacttgggagaatttcacccttataaatacagagaatgttcttggtgagtatttactctacttgctcatatgtagcccaagattctcgatcccatttaatgagctttgagggggtatttatagtgtttttggtgggggtaatccctagaattgtccttacaagtgtatctgtaagtatccataaagttgggtattcccaatgaatatacaatgggtaatgcatggtcaaatccctaggtgttgtagggtttttatgtggaatgtcctttttgccttttgattgacgtgactcttcacagtgtagccgtcgctagacttaaatgatcattactgtggcgctgctggttggaggttgtgccgtcagactttattgcatgtagcagtcccaacacgcttcttcccatgcggcatttaatgcgacttgaatGCTCatgagaaacctgacacctcgcggagatgccttaacgttatatgggcttccgggagcatattgagttccatgtgccttctccgggacctacgtcctggacgttaccttatggcataaagacttagcaaatattctaaaattgcttgatccacgtgtccctgtctaattggtccacgtatatcgtatattgggcgaaattAGGGGCAACAAGTTCTTTGATTCATTTGTTAAAGTTTCTtagagaagatgattcttacaacttttGTTTTGAGAGCTTAATAACATGAATGACTGGGAACATGTTATACAATATTAGTTCCCTTAGGGTCCGTTTAGTACGCAGGACTGGACTAGATTAGACAGGCTAATTTGTCCAGTCCATATTTGGGCATGTTGgaagtctggataactaatATAACTAATCTCATATGTCtgagattatttatcccatccagcaggGTGAGATTAATAATCCCATGCAGGTGAGTgagattatttttattgttttttttaattttgattttgttaatatattttaaatttaataagagtttaaatgaaagaattattacaaatttatttataattttttttattaaaaacttattcattagaattattaaaaatgtataattttgaattatcatACATaagcttttaaattttaaaataatattaattaaataataattacttaaattgattaataagataattataaaattatatattcttttttaaattattagaaaattgtatcaatattttagaaaattaatatttgcaataaaataatatttagcataaataattttatattattcaagtatttttattttattattttaattatttatttaataaaatataataaattattttattatatatttatgatatatatttgattatatatgatatattattttattttattttataatttaattatttttattatttattatttattttttttattgcaaattatttatttttatttatttaattattattatatatttttatttaatttaagtttatttttaaaaggaaataaataaaatagtccagtctatttttaaaccaaatacATGATTACATTCTgcataatccaatcttgtccagtcTAGTTCAATCTTTTCCAATCCAATCTAGTTAACTTCTGCATACCAAACGGACCCTTAAAGTGTTAATTTTAGGAGTATTGGATCCAAATCTATAATGgtaattagaagggtaaaatagtaattttgaccAACTCTAATTATAAACTAATAATTGGAAGACAAACAACTTATATTATATCAATGAACTACATGTAAGAATTCTGTAAATATAATTGTATATTGTCAAAGAGTGCAATTCTTTATTTATATGGAgcaataatgaaattaataaattgaattattttattgatGAGTTCAATAATAAtcaagtatttatttatttttttttaggaaaattaattatttatttgagtttcgaaatatatgattattttactattattatcgaaattaaacattaaatattatttattataaattatatttatgatattttttaaaactattcaattttttcaaaaaaaatatcatatgtTTAAAATATAGCATATatgtaatttataataaataaaaaataaatagcaTTATAAATTAcacataaattattataaattgcaTAATTTATGTCTAAAACTAAAACTATTCATGCATGCATGACTTTGACAAGTAACATttctagtatatataaaaagaataaaatgtttaaagaaaaagaaaatgaaaattgCACCCATTTACTAAggataattttgattttatatacttaaaaaataaaaaatttttattattaaaccaaaaacttaaaacctaaaaaaactatacctttttttttcaaaaccccaaaaataccccctcacaattctctctctgcatcatctctctctctctatctcacaTCCCAGCCgccaccctcaccaccacctccattctccgacctccgaccctcaccgccacctccgaccacccgcaccaacacccCGACCCAGCCCCACTCTCTCAGACCGCCCAAAATTGCACCCCGAAagtcgcagaaaaaaaaaaaaattggtcccgtccgatggtcggaccatgggtccgatggggtccgaccaaatCGGACCCATGGTTCGACCATCGGACCaaatcggacccatggtccgaccatcggaccaaatcggacccatggtccgaccatcggacgggACCAATTTTTCTCTttgaaatcgcagaaaaaaaaaaaaaaatttggtcccgtcagatggtcggaccatgggtccgatggggtccaatttggtcggacccatggtccgaccatcggacaggaccaatttttttttttctgcgatttcagagagaagaagagagagtgggctTTCGGGGTGCGATTTTTAGGCGGTCCGAGAGAGTGGGGCTGGGTCGgggtgttggtgcgggtggtcggaggtggCGGTGAGGGTTGGAGGTCGGAGAATGGaagtcggaggtggtggtggtgagaGTGGCGGCTGGGAtgtgagatagagagagagagagatgatgcagagagagaattgtgagggggtatttttggggttttgaaaaaaaagtatagttttttGAGAATTTTACATTGGGTAAcgaaaatttgattttaattatacAAATGTACAGTATTATTTCTTTGGGGAAAATACCGATAGTTTCGTATATTATTTTCTAAACGTTATCAATCCTATTCAATTGGCTGTGAGGacacttactttttttttcttttttttcctttcaatCATTTGCttagtgtgttttttttttaaataatcacTGACAaccattttgttttcttttagtttttttgtttataatattaaaaaacttactttttcttaaaaaaaaaatatttttttttcttgtcaaATTGCTAATTATTTGATCtcaataattatactattaaaACCTACTCTTTAAGATGACCATTTTAATATGTgggaaacatatattttttcaccttcactagaaaaataatcataaatatatgtaattttttagttttttttttatttaataaataaaaactttaacaaaaaaaaaaattaattaaaaaattattcaaactttaaattaattttaataaactaaccaatttcatgagttactaataatattttattaattcatATTTAAAAGTTAATCTTGTATCTTTGCTAAACTTGTATTATAGAGCAATTTTAatagatttttaaaattatttataaaagtatTAAATAGTACCTTAaacatcataaaataaattatattttaaaataataaataattattatttagttttgataataaaattattggtaagatttcatatatatacatattattaataactttttatatttgattataatttattaattccttaaatattaattaacatGAAAAAATTGCTAAATAAAGTAACATAAATATATCTTAAATTAGCAATCAATTTCATGGGttacttaaaattatttttattataaattttaaagttatCAACTTGTTTCatatgaatttttgtgaaatttaaagtttagttatttatctcttaataaagtataaaagaaactaaaatgttaccttatatttatatcattttgacATGTTGGAACTATAGAAGTTTCGAGCAATTTAAAGTTTTGGAATTAAAAGTAATCTTatagtttcttttatattttttttcttaataaaaaagaagaagtAACTGATAACTTACAAATTGTTTATACCTCTCAACTAATCTCGTAGATTACTATAAATTGTTTGTAATTTTACATGTAAAAGTTACCATATGATATGTAttctatataaatttattttattgtattatattaaattttatatatcttTAAAAATAACGTAAAAgttactataaaaataaataaactaaaatgtaATATAATTGTATCTTGATCAATAATATATaggttgaaaataaaattataatttttaatgttaACTACCTAAAAtaagtaataaaaatatatatgagataaTATTTTTCACAAACTAATTAATACTTTAGTGTCCTATTTTTGTAATAACatctcataatttttttttttttgatttgattaacaacatataaaataaactaaaaagttGCTTTGATTTTGAATATATGGTTTCAACATTTTTAAATGATGACATTGAAAAAGTAAATTGGAGTGGcactatatttattatttaagcgTGGACTAATAgtgtaattgattttttttttctttttaaatgataaaaataaatattaaataaggaaaaaaaatacattgGTGTTAAAAAAGAAAACGCTAGCTAGAATGATATATTGATCAATATCTCTAATTGGTTGAGTACATTATTTATATCTCGGTACGCGTAacgatatttttaataattaaaattatttttgttttttttataaatatttctaaaaacACGTATATAGATGAAAAATCCcttagtttttttagggtttaaattttaggtttaataataatttttttttattttttaagtatataaaatcaaaattccatctacaaaataataattgtaacaaaattaaaagGCAGAGAACAAGAGAGAGGAGCAGTAGAACTGGACATATTATAGTCTTTGCTATTACcgtcattaataataataatagacaaTATCATCATAACATGATCCACCGCTTAATCATATCATCATCTTATCTTGATTATATTGGTAACTCAGCCACTCTTTTCATATTGTTATACTCATTTAAATCACATACTATTCTctacaattttaaattaatggCCAACAACAACGATGGTGATCGAGATGGCATCGGAAGCCTCTTTAAGGACCACAAATTAACTTTCCTCCTAATAGCAGCTGGAACTACCTCTGTCTTAATCACCATATACCATCTCATCAGTGTCTGCTTATATAACCAGAACCAGGCCCCTAGGCAGCGGCAGCCGCAGCAGCAGCAGTGGCACCTGCAGCCAGCTGGGAATAGCACCGAGGCCTCTGTGGCCGAGCTTATCCCAGCGCACAAGTATAAGAAAGGCGAAGGTTTCGGGGGATACGATAAGGATGAGGGTGTGGTTTGCGCGGTATGCCTTGCCGAATTCGAAGAAGGGGAGGAGCTCCGGACCTTGCCGGAGTGTTTGCACTCGTTTCACGCACCCTGTATAGACATGTGGCTCTTTTCTCATTCTACTTGTCCGGTGTGTCGCGGTGATGCCACGCCTTCCCCCTCGCCCAGGATCGGTTGGCATGGTGAGACGAGGTTGAATTCTACCTAGCTAGGGCATATTATTGATCGTATTATTGGTAAAGATTTTAGATATGGCACGTTACGTAgctattatatattaaattaatacgTTATGTTGTAATAAAAATGTATTTGTATTGAATGAAATGTGTTTATTATTGCTTGGCGTTGTTAATTAGGACTTAAGGTATAGTGTGAGAAGTATATAATAAGATaatattgattattattaattagtgaACATGGTAAATATTATTTCACTTTGTTAAAATAAAGGCTAAAGCGATGGTGATCAATTGAACATATGTGTGGAATATTAATAGTTACCATTAATCCATATTCGAGCATATAGAAATTTTCTAGGTACTTGTACAGTTGCCAGTTATCCCCCACTTGCAGTTCATCTTTAATATTCGATTTCATATTGGGGATTTATTAATACTAAATAAAATGAGATTCTTGATATCATACTTCAAAAAATGTAAAGCAAGATGTTTGATCATTAGTTATAGTACGTAATAACTTCACTTCTCTCAAGAATCAAAGATAAATAGCATACATATTGTACCATGACGTACTACTAGAGTATGGGAATTTCCAATATAATTCAGGAGAAAGATAAGAAAAATGCTTAGGAGAAATGTTGAGCACTATATATATCAAGTGGCATACTGCTATAAATCTATTTTGATATGGAATTTCacttgatttaataaataatatgataaattactaattaattattaagtgaCACTGGGAACTTAAAGTGCCAAATAACAATACTTGATAATAGAACcaaattaataagaaaaatacCAAAGGATATTAATAGTGTTTAACACCTTTATTAAAtgcaataattattattaatacaatttaattttagattacacttattttaattattttattaaagattataaaaaatagtaactaattataattttagccATGTCGCGTAGCAATGGTCAATTAACAAATATCGAAAACTAACCAACTTATGATGCCGCATGTATAACTAACCTAACCCCAATTGCTAAAAGTTTATATGATCAGCCGAATTCTTGTGAAACAAGACTGCCTTGCACTTGCAGATAAACGAGAGTGAGTGTGTACGTAAGtaccatacttttttttttcctaaaggTACCACACATTGTTAAGTCTATACTTTTTCgtagtttatttgttttttttaccCTTAAATTTCAAACAAATCGTGTGAAATGAATAttgatatgtatatatttgaagtaaaaaatcaattttgatgTGAAATTAGAAGAGAATAATATTGCATGTGATAAATATgtcaatttcttttattttagaaaaatgcTCATAGTACGGTGACAAGACAAGAGGTGGTAAACTGTAATTGGTGGATTATGGTCTCACCTGTTTCGATTAGAAACAACCAACTAAATGTGAGACTTTACATTGATGTACGTAGTATTAAACACCGCCAAATAATATAGGATCTCAAAAGCTTTAAGCAAACTAAACTAAAGTAATATTAGATAAACTGTAAATTAAAGTATACTAAACACTTTTGCTCTTTCCctagttttaatttttcaaaaagaaaaatgctatcttcattttctttttctaactattatatttcagtaaactgctaagaaagaaaaaagacaaGAGTGATGATGCCGAGGTAACAAGGAATTGCCAGAGATCTCAACGAATCATATACGGTGATCATTCTCCTCCGTCCGATATCGTCCGATCTCTGGCGGCAGCGGAGACAGTAGGGCGGTTTTGGTGCGGCAGATGGGACAAGTGGAACGAGAGAAAAGCCACGTGTCGACGCAAGACTTGTGGAACGAGTGCAAGCACTCAGGGAGTATCCGCAGCTCCTCTTCCTCTGCGAATTCGCTAAGACAAACGGCACAAACATTGGCGTCGTTTCCCACCATTCTTCCCTCGCCAGCTTTTTCGAAAACGATGTCGTTTTGTCCAACCGATAATAGTTCATGGCCTCTGCTGCCGTTTTTTTCATTCTCAAGCGGCGGGACCAGCTCGATTACTGTCGGCGGCTGATGATCATGATCGACAGGGCCCTGTGTCGACTCTGATTGTGCAGGCACTCGAGAATTGGGAAGGGTACTTCCCCTGATTTGGGGGCGGAGGCGGCGGATGGCAATGATGAGACGGTAGATGGAGACGGTGAAGGCTACTATTACAATCACAATTAAGAGGAAGTGTAATATGGGGTCATTTCTGTTGGTGGAGATTTCGCTGCCGTCAGACTGATCAGAATCGTCAACGTTGGCCATGACTATAATGATAAGATCAAGACAAGAGAGGAAGAGATTGGAAGTTGGGTGAGATGCCACTCAAATATGCAAACTATGGTAATGTGGGCGGTTATAGCAAAGCTTAAGTTTTATCTGTGTTGATGAGGACACTATTGGTTATTAACACTATATAGGCCCGGCTTGGTATTACAAGGGcatattacatttttacgttctgTTAAAAGTTATTGGaaaattttaacatgcattactTAAAAAGGTACATCATGTCCTATTTTAGTATTTGAAATAATGTGTTAGTGGAATTATTTTAGGCTAATTAAAAATCTTACCaggtaccaaatcatgtccctattAGTTAAAAATgcctttaaattattaaaattgttagatttaaagatttttgtctaattttagtaaaaaaagtctaacatggatagTTCAGGGGTATGATATAGTATATATTAAAGTTCGAGGagtatgatttggtagatatcaaaatctggagagcatgatttaatacataaacaatcgctgaaatagtaaaattaaatgaaattaaacaaaaaatcttaaatctaacaatttcaatagtttagAATGAATTTTTAACGGCTAGAAAAACCTAAagaacatgatttagtacatgttaaaatttgaCTGTAAAATTCTTaattaaacttttgtaaataacaATAAAGATTTGGTTCGGTAGTTAACTGGAGTTTTGTTTCCTTGGGACCTAGGGTGATAGttgagagagagtttgaggagTAAATTGcaatatttgaaaataaatattgttGTACCTCGCATGAAAGAGGAAAAAAGATATTAATGAAAGAATAATCAGGTGCGGAAGTGCCCAGAGTTAAAATGGACGGTCCTCCGGAGAATGATTGCTGTGCAGTATGCCATGGCAGCTTCAACATTCCTTGTCAAGCCAATTGCTCCCACTGGTTTTGCGGTGCATTTTCTTTCTCTCATTTTTCTCCGATTCAAGTTTCACaagaaaacacacacacacacacacatatatatatatatatatatatatatatatatttaaatcgaAGAAAACGCTGAGATTAGGTCATAAGGGGAGCTCTATATCATCATCACCTAGTCTATTTATCGTTATTTCATTCAGTGATTCTAAATCCGAAATTAAAATTTAGTGTGCAACGCTCTGTTTGGCTTGATGCTGAATTTTTACGCAATTTAATTCTGGGTAAATGAAATTAGAAATATTAAGGTTTCGTAATATATTACTAAATGGCTTCATGTATTTCGGACAATTAATATGATGTGATCTTGTTGTGTAAGAATTGATAGAGCTTGCAATTTTGAAGAATTTGGTGAAGTTCTGGCGGATCTCACTGGCTTTGTGTGCGTTTGTGtgtttcttttcaatttttctgGTTTTAAGTGTTTGTTAGTCTGTGGGTTTCGTTTTTAGTGATATAATAATGGTGTTTACCAATTTTCCCTTTGTTACATTGGCTTGTGCCAGTTTTGTTTGATCTGTGTCCTTTTCATCTATTTACACTTTGGTGTTGTCACTAATTCGGGTTGGGTTGCCTAATTGCAATATTTTAAAAGTTGAACCACTATTTTGTGTGTTGGTGTGGGGTTGTGATCAATTCTATCTGTGTCTCCTAGTTGGGGTGAGATTTGTATTTGTTCCATCATTGTAATAGGCATGGTTTTCTTCTTTAGGTTACTTTGTTAAATTTGTGTAGCTCCTTAAGCTTTGTCAAGCCTGACCCCTAACTTTATAGGACTTTGTTCCTTTTAACCATGGAATTGATATTTTGTtccaattcaaaaaaaaaaaaatgatattaatttgAATCATTTGAAGTAACGCATTTTCCTTTACAATTGTTAACACTTAATGTGCATGTTTGTGTGCACATTGGGTCAAAATTCAAATAAAGAGCTTCCTCGAAAGTGCTCAGGATGAAGAGTAATGTATAGGTATGCATACAACATGTACTCTGACAATTAAGGATAGGAAAATTAGTGATGGTACAACCAGCTTTCATTGCTCAAATTATGAGGGACAATGGAGAACATAATTTATAAATGTGTGTGTATGTTTTCGGAGTATGGCATTGTGAgcatttctataaatatatacatttgtaatatatatatatatatatatatatattggtgtATACACATTTGGTACCTTATGTTTTATCTAAATACAGGTTTGGTATCCcgtatttttaataatacttaTTTAGTACCATGTATTTTGAAAGCATATATATTTGATAccttaaactcaaaattttttgataaattttatcAATGCAGTCAAACTATcttcaattttataaattttgaattaaatttaattatttaattacatataatTGAGAACCgtttaatcaaattaaaaaattatattgattaaattttaCTTTAAAGGTACCAAATATgtacaatttcaaaatataaggTACCAAATAAGTATTATTGAAAACGTTACCAAATGTATTTTCAAAGAAAAGATAGGGTACTAATATATAATACATGCAATATGTTGTTTTAAACGAAAGGGTTAGATGTAGTATCTAAAGATTTTGGGGGATGGAATTTTAGAGTTTTATGCCTTCCTTGTATCATGAGACAAATATACTTTTACTAGTTACTTATAGTTTCCTTTTCATCATCAGGAGGTTGTATTATGCTTGTTTGGCATCATGGATCAGCATTACAGCCGTGTAAATGTCCTCTTTGTCGACGTGAAATTACATTGTTGGTTCCAAGTGAGGCTTCATTAAGACAAC is a window from the Cannabis sativa cultivar Pink pepper isolate KNU-18-1 chromosome 1, ASM2916894v1, whole genome shotgun sequence genome containing:
- the LOC115703835 gene encoding RING-H2 finger protein ATL52-like, with the translated sequence MIHRLIISSSYLDYIGNSATLFILLYSFKSHTILYNFKLMANNNDGDRDGIGSLFKDHKLTFLLIAAGTTSVLITIYHLISVCLYNQNQAPRQRQPQQQQWHLQPAGNSTEASVAELIPAHKYKKGEGFGGYDKDEGVVCAVCLAEFEEGEELRTLPECLHSFHAPCIDMWLFSHSTCPVCRGDATPSPSPRIGWHGETRLNST
- the LOC115703837 gene encoding RING-H2 finger protein ATL47-like, coding for MANVDDSDQSDGSEISTNRNDPILHFLLIVIVIVAFTVSIYRLIIAIRRLRPQIRGSTLPNSRVPAQSESTQGPVDHDHQPPTVIELVPPLENEKNGSRGHELLSVGQNDIVFEKAGEGRMVGNDANVCAVCLSEFAEEEELRILPECLHSFHKSCVDTWLFSRSTCPICRTKTALLSPLPPEIGRYRTEENDHRI